A single genomic interval of Nocardioides nitrophenolicus harbors:
- a CDS encoding 3-methyladenine DNA glycosylase encodes MNAEEWRQRAADHAARIDRYVAPHLARRQAAVKHPVFDFLFTYYSFRPAQLRRWHPGFGVTLDDAAEYANLKGYGVGCAEVTPGSPSATRLTVTEQYLASQLTLVSSTHRLLTATAGRTPHFGCFGLHEWAMVYRLAEDETRHADWPLRLGPTGTDEVVEGHRIACSHFDAYRFFTPPARPLNTLSPGRDDRPDFEQPGCLHAGMDLYGKVAVRLSPMISSDLVADAFELAWDIRVMDMRAAPYDLSGLDLGDDEWTPIKIETPEGKREYADGQRHLSERAGPIRQKLINECQRLLGTSSAQEAAKP; translated from the coding sequence GTGAATGCGGAGGAATGGCGTCAGCGAGCGGCCGACCACGCCGCCCGCATCGACCGGTACGTCGCCCCGCACCTCGCCCGGCGCCAGGCCGCCGTGAAGCACCCGGTCTTCGACTTCCTCTTCACCTACTACTCCTTCCGGCCCGCGCAGCTGCGCCGCTGGCACCCCGGCTTCGGGGTGACCCTGGACGACGCGGCGGAGTACGCGAACCTCAAGGGATACGGAGTCGGGTGTGCCGAGGTGACCCCTGGGTCACCCTCAGCCACCCGACTCACCGTGACCGAGCAGTACCTCGCCTCCCAGCTGACCCTGGTCTCCTCGACCCACCGGCTGCTCACCGCCACCGCCGGCCGCACCCCGCACTTTGGCTGCTTCGGCCTGCACGAGTGGGCCATGGTCTACCGACTCGCCGAGGACGAGACCCGCCACGCCGACTGGCCGCTGCGCCTGGGGCCCACCGGCACCGACGAGGTCGTCGAGGGGCACCGGATCGCCTGCTCCCACTTCGACGCCTACCGCTTCTTCACTCCCCCGGCCCGCCCGCTGAACACCCTCAGTCCGGGCCGCGACGACCGCCCCGACTTCGAGCAGCCCGGCTGCCTACACGCCGGCATGGACCTCTACGGCAAGGTTGCAGTCAGGTTGTCTCCTATGATCTCGTCCGACCTCGTAGCCGACGCCTTCGAACTCGCTTGGGACATCAGGGTCATGGACATGCGAGCCGCCCCCTACGACCTTTCCGGACTGGATCTCGGCGACGACGAGTGGACGCCAATCAAGATCGAGACCCCGGAGGGTAAGCGCGAGTACGCAGATGGGCAGAGGCATCTCTCTGAGAGAGCCGGCCCCATCCGTCAGAAGCTGATTAACGAGTGCCAACGGCTTCTTGGCACTTCGTCAGCGCAGGAAGCCGCCAAACCCTAG
- a CDS encoding fumarylacetoacetate hydrolase family protein: MRIVRFTTGEEPSYGVLTGDLDEYGQPGDDAVIVGLVGDPLYQGIKLLEREYRLDDVRLLAPVLPRSKVVGIGRNYAAHAAELGNEVPSEPLMFLKPNTSVIGPGDAILYPRQTQDLHYEGELAVVIGRICRDVPADQATDVIHGYTLANDVTARDLQRSDGQFTRAKGFDTFCPLGPWIETDLDPHDFTEGRRVQTFLNGDVVQDGSTADMVFDVPALVAHVSSVMTLLPGDVILTGTPEGVGPMEVGDEVEISIDGLGTLTNKVEARA; encoded by the coding sequence GTGCGCATCGTCAGATTCACGACAGGCGAGGAGCCGTCGTACGGCGTCCTGACCGGCGACCTCGACGAGTACGGCCAGCCCGGCGACGACGCGGTGATCGTCGGTCTCGTCGGTGACCCGCTGTACCAGGGGATCAAGCTGCTCGAGCGGGAGTACCGGCTCGACGACGTCCGGCTGCTGGCGCCGGTGCTGCCGCGCAGCAAGGTCGTCGGCATCGGCCGCAACTACGCCGCCCACGCCGCCGAGCTCGGCAACGAGGTGCCGTCGGAGCCGCTGATGTTCCTCAAGCCCAACACCAGCGTGATCGGGCCCGGCGACGCGATCCTCTACCCGCGCCAGACCCAGGACCTGCACTACGAGGGCGAGCTCGCGGTCGTCATCGGCCGCATCTGCCGCGACGTCCCGGCCGACCAGGCCACCGATGTCATCCACGGCTACACGCTCGCCAACGACGTGACCGCGCGCGACCTGCAGCGCTCCGACGGGCAGTTCACCCGCGCCAAGGGCTTCGACACCTTCTGCCCGCTCGGGCCGTGGATCGAGACCGATCTCGACCCCCACGACTTCACCGAGGGCCGGCGGGTGCAGACCTTCCTCAACGGCGACGTCGTCCAGGACGGCAGCACGGCCGACATGGTCTTCGACGTACCGGCCCTGGTCGCCCACGTCTCCAGCGTGATGACGCTGCTGCCCGGCGACGTCATCCTCACCGGCACCCCCGAGGGTGTCGGCCCCATGGAGGTCGGCGACGAGGTGGAGATCTCCATCGACGGCCTCGGAACCCTCACGAACAAGGTGGAAGCACGCGCATGA